A single region of the Salvelinus sp. IW2-2015 linkage group LG20, ASM291031v2, whole genome shotgun sequence genome encodes:
- the LOC111980306 gene encoding retinal cone rhodopsin-sensitive cGMP 3',5'-cyclic phosphodiesterase subunit gamma-like: MNTAPPAGSALATPAGTAGPTTPKKGPPKFKQRQTRTFKSKAPKPGQKGFGDDIPGMEGLGTDIAVVCPWEAYGDMELSDLAKYGII, from the exons ATGAACACAGCTCCCCCTGCAGGAAGCGCCCTGGCAACGCCCGCTGGAACAGCTGGCCCCACCACCCCCAAGAAGGGACCCCCCAAGTTCAAGCAGAGGCAAACCCGTACATTCAAGAGCAAGGCCCCCAAGCCTGGCCAGAAAGG ATTTGGTGATGACATCCCCGGCATGGAGGGTCTTGGCACAG aCATAGCAGTGGTCTGCCCATGGGAGGCCTACGGCGACATGGAGCTCAGTGATCTGGCAAAATATGGAATCATCTAA